From Methanoculleus thermophilus:
GATGGATTATACCTTTCGTCACCCTCACAGGCCGCACCCGACCGCCCTTCCTTGGGGCGGAACCTCCGCTCTATTCATTCCTCTTCGCGAAATGTCCCCTTGCAGGGCTGGTTCAGGAGGGGAACCGGGAGGTCTTTAATAGGAGTCCCACTAATATTTCTGCACTATTTGAGGGCATGCATATGTATCTCATCGGTGAAGCACTGGTTGGAGACGGCGCAGAACTTGCGCACATTGATCTGATAATGGGGAACAAAGAGGGCGCGGTAGGGCAGGCGTTTGCAAACTCACTCTCACAACTCTCAAAGGGGCACACACCGCTTCTTGCGGTCGTCAGGCCGAACCTGCTGACGAAGCCCTCGACGCTCATCATCCCGAAGGTCACTCTAAAGAAGGAGTATCAGGTAAACCAGATGTTCGGACCCGTCCAGGCGGCGGTCGCGAAGGCAGTCGCCGACTCGGTCGAGGAGGGCGTCTTTGAGGGGATCGATATCGAGGACACCGTCATCCTGGCGAGCGTCTTCCTTCACCCCACCGCACAGGACTACAACAAGATCTACCGGTTCAACTACGGCGCGATGAAACTCGCGATCCGCCGGGCTCTCGACCGGTTCCCTGACGTCGAGACGCTCATGCACGAGAAGGACCGGGCGGCCCACGCGGTCATGGGCTTCAAGGTCCAGCGCCTCTGGGACCCACCGTACCTCCAGGTCGCGATGGACCTTGTCGATAAGAACCACATGCGCAAGGTCCTTGAGTCGCTGCCCCAAAACGACCACCTGATCATCGAGGCGGGCACACCCCTGATCAAGAAGTTCGGGCTCTCGATCATCTCCGAGATCCGCGAGATCCGGCCGAATGCGTTCATAGTCGCCGACTTAAAGACGCTTGATACCGGCAATCTTGAGGCCCGGATGGCCGCCGATGCCGGTGCCGACGCCGTCGTGATCTCCGGCCTTGCGCCGCTCTCGACGATCGAGAAGGCGATCGAGGACACCCGGAAGACCGGGATATATACGGTCGTCGACATGCTCAA
This genomic window contains:
- a CDS encoding bifunctional 5,6,7,8-tetrahydromethanopterin hydro-lyase/3-hexulose-6-phosphate synthase; its protein translation is MYLIGEALVGDGAELAHIDLIMGNKEGAVGQAFANSLSQLSKGHTPLLAVVRPNLLTKPSTLIIPKVTLKKEYQVNQMFGPVQAAVAKAVADSVEEGVFEGIDIEDTVILASVFLHPTAQDYNKIYRFNYGAMKLAIRRALDRFPDVETLMHEKDRAAHAVMGFKVQRLWDPPYLQVAMDLVDKNHMRKVLESLPQNDHLIIEAGTPLIKKFGLSIISEIREIRPNAFIVADLKTLDTGNLEARMAADAGADAVVISGLAPLSTIEKAIEDTRKTGIYTVVDMLNVEDPRAVIEQLKVKPDVVELHRGIDIEETTHAWGDIPAIKKAGGERLLVATAGGIRQDVVKDALKAGADILVVGRAITASKNIRHAAEEFLEELNTEEIDQFRVMTDF